The following coding sequences are from one Lycium ferocissimum isolate CSIRO_LF1 chromosome 3, AGI_CSIRO_Lferr_CH_V1, whole genome shotgun sequence window:
- the LOC132048722 gene encoding uncharacterized protein LOC132048722 → MTIRCATRATYLYKGTKFKSLMENIIGETYLGIKIFRFYLNCTNCSAQITYKTNPKDSDYIVESGAIWADKQKEIIGGDAIKSVENRNLESERVMDIVVASHELKQLKSRQANLNA, encoded by the coding sequence ATGACTATTCGTTGTGCTACTCGTGCTACTTACCTCTACAAGGGCACCAAATTTAAATCCCTGATGGAGAACATCATTGGCGAGACCTATTTGGGAATAAAAATCTTCAGATTCTATCTCAACTGCACTAATTGCTCTGCCCAAATTACCTATAAGACTAATCCTAAAGATTCAGATTATATTGTCGAGTCTGGTGCAATTTGGGCggataaacaaaaagaaattataggTGGTGATGCAATCAAGTCAGTGGAAAATAGAAACCTGGAATCGGAGAGAGTAATGGATATTGTAGTTGCTTCACATGAATTGAAACAATTGAAGTCAAGACAAGCAAATTTGAATgcttga